The Streptomonospora litoralis genome window below encodes:
- the galK gene encoding galactokinase, with the protein MLNRFLAPFRRAAASAGAATAPAAPAAAAGLRESARGPQDSSRAPAEEETEHVVDTDETAAAFAAAFGRDPLGVWHAPGRVNLMGEHTDYNDGLVLPMALPWGVTLALTPTDDGTAEVRSAQRPGEQVGFAVADLDPQDPVEGWGAYVAGVFWAAREAGHLPPGAGARILLDSDLPVGAALSSSAALECAVLLALAEAHGLTGLAADRPAMATIARRAENAYVGAPTGILDQSASLRCTEGHALYLDCRSGAASNVPFPLEDAGLRLLIIDTRVEHKLSDTTGGYAARYDECTRAARILGVDALRDVEDLQASLSRLDDPLLVDRVRHVVTEIHRVNAAVGLMRANALGELGAVFTASHLSMRDQFQISTPELDTAVETAVAAGARGARMTGGGFGGSAVALAPESRLEAVEKAVTDAFAERGFTAPALRVALPSQGARRLR; encoded by the coding sequence GTGCTGAACCGCTTTCTCGCGCCGTTCCGGCGCGCGGCCGCATCTGCGGGTGCGGCCACCGCCCCGGCCGCGCCGGCGGCCGCGGCGGGGCTGCGGGAATCCGCCCGCGGCCCGCAGGATTCGAGCCGGGCACCGGCAGAGGAGGAGACGGAGCACGTGGTGGACACCGACGAGACCGCGGCGGCGTTCGCCGCCGCGTTCGGCCGCGACCCGCTCGGGGTCTGGCACGCGCCCGGCCGCGTCAACCTGATGGGCGAGCACACCGACTACAACGACGGCCTGGTGCTGCCGATGGCGCTGCCCTGGGGCGTCACCCTGGCGCTGACGCCCACGGACGACGGCACAGCCGAGGTGCGCAGCGCCCAGCGCCCGGGCGAGCAGGTCGGCTTCGCCGTCGCCGACCTCGACCCGCAGGACCCCGTCGAGGGGTGGGGCGCCTACGTCGCCGGCGTGTTCTGGGCGGCGCGCGAGGCCGGGCACCTGCCGCCCGGGGCCGGCGCGCGCATCCTGCTCGACTCCGACCTGCCCGTCGGCGCCGCCCTGTCCTCCTCGGCCGCTCTGGAGTGCGCGGTCCTGCTCGCCCTGGCCGAAGCCCACGGCCTGACCGGACTGGCCGCCGACCGCCCCGCCATGGCCACGATCGCCCGCCGCGCGGAGAACGCCTACGTCGGCGCCCCCACCGGCATCCTCGACCAGAGCGCCTCGCTGCGCTGCACCGAGGGCCACGCCCTCTACCTGGACTGCCGCAGCGGCGCGGCGAGCAACGTCCCCTTCCCGCTGGAGGACGCGGGGCTGCGGCTGCTCATCATCGACACCCGCGTCGAACACAAGCTCAGCGACACCACCGGCGGTTACGCCGCCCGCTACGACGAGTGCACCCGCGCCGCCCGCATCCTCGGCGTCGACGCGCTGCGCGACGTGGAGGACCTCCAGGCGAGCCTGTCCCGCCTGGACGACCCGCTGCTCGTCGACCGCGTCCGCCACGTGGTCACCGAGATCCACCGGGTGAACGCCGCCGTGGGGCTGATGCGCGCGAACGCGCTGGGTGAGCTGGGTGCGGTGTTCACGGCCTCCCACCTGTCCATGCGCGACCAGTTCCAGATCTCCACGCCCGAACTCGACACCGCCGTGGAGACCGCCGTCGCCGCCGGAGCCCGCGGAGCCCGCATGACCGGCGGCGGCTTCGGCGGCAGCGCCGTCGCCCTGGCCCCCGAGTCCCGCCTGGAGGCCGTCGAGAAGGCGGTCACCGACGCCTTCGCCGAGCGGGGCTTTACCGCCCCCGCCCTGCGCGTCGCTCTCCCCTCCCAGGGAGCCCGCCGCCTGCGCTGA
- the galE gene encoding UDP-glucose 4-epimerase GalE, translated as MRVLVTGGAGYIGSVVAAQLLEAGHEVSVLDDLSTGHRDAVPAGCRLFEGGIRERGAEVLAETGAEAVLHFAARSVVPESVAHPERYWDGNLGCTLALLEAMRTHGVGRIVFSSTAAVYGEPESSPIPEDAPVRPGNPYGASKAAIDTALTEYARLHGIGAVSLRYFNVAGAYAGLGERHDPETHLIPIVLQVARGLRESVAVYGEDYPTADGSCVRDYIHVADLAEAHLLALDGCRPGEHRVFNLGNGTGFSVREVIDVCRKVTGHPVPAVSAERRPGDPATLVASSESARRELGWTPRRPELHRIVADAWEFHTGRTAADTAAG; from the coding sequence TTGAGAGTCCTCGTCACCGGCGGCGCCGGCTACATCGGCAGTGTCGTCGCGGCCCAGTTGCTCGAAGCAGGCCACGAGGTGTCCGTACTCGACGACCTGTCCACCGGGCACCGCGACGCCGTCCCCGCGGGCTGCCGCCTGTTCGAGGGCGGCATCCGCGAGCGCGGCGCCGAGGTGCTGGCCGAGACCGGAGCCGAGGCAGTCCTGCACTTCGCCGCGCGATCGGTGGTGCCGGAGTCGGTGGCCCACCCGGAGCGCTACTGGGACGGCAACCTCGGCTGCACCCTGGCGCTGCTGGAAGCGATGCGCACCCACGGGGTCGGGCGCATCGTCTTCTCCTCCACCGCCGCCGTCTACGGCGAACCCGAGTCCTCCCCGATCCCCGAGGACGCCCCCGTGCGCCCGGGCAACCCCTACGGCGCCTCCAAGGCCGCCATCGACACCGCCCTGACCGAGTACGCCCGCCTGCACGGCATCGGCGCGGTCAGCCTGCGCTACTTCAACGTGGCCGGAGCCTACGCGGGGCTCGGCGAGCGCCACGACCCCGAGACCCACCTCATCCCGATCGTGCTGCAGGTGGCCCGCGGCCTGCGCGAGTCCGTCGCCGTCTACGGCGAGGACTACCCCACCGCCGACGGCAGCTGCGTGCGCGACTACATCCACGTCGCCGACCTCGCCGAGGCCCACCTGCTGGCCCTGGACGGCTGCCGCCCCGGCGAGCACCGCGTCTTCAACCTCGGCAACGGCACCGGGTTCTCCGTGCGCGAGGTCATCGACGTGTGCCGCAAGGTCACCGGCCACCCCGTCCCGGCGGTCTCCGCCGAGCGCCGCCCCGGCGATCCGGCGACCCTGGTCGCCTCCAGCGAGAGCGCGCGGCGCGAACTCGGCTGGACACCGCGCCGCCCCGAACTGCACCGCATCGTCGCCGACGCCTGGGAGTTCCACACCGGGCGCACGGCCGCCGACACCGCGGCCGGCTGA
- the galT gene encoding galactose-1-phosphate uridylyltransferase: MRTRQVFRSTGRLADGREIIYYDESPDTGRAEVADRRPLPPFSSGSQLRYDPLLDEWVTLAAHRQNRTFLPPPDECPLDPTRGDRLSEIPAGDYDVVVFENRFPSLAPAPAPPEPAADDDPALTARPGAGRCEVVCFTSDHSASFGDLSPERARTVVEAWADRTEALGARSDVAHVYPFENRGIEIGVTLQHPHGQIYAYPFVPPRIEAMTEAARKHRAATGGNLFDRVVADERRAGTRIVTEGEHWTAFVPAAARWPYEVRLFPLRRVSTLAELDTAQRDELARMYLDLVRGFDTLFPQPGEGTDPPTPYIAAWHQAPVAPDGTPDGEFGLHLQLFTLRRAPGKLKYLAGSESGMAAWINDVAPEDAAERIRTALPSQAAAAHPTDSKEQR, from the coding sequence GTGCGAACTCGACAGGTTTTTCGATCGACGGGACGGCTCGCTGACGGACGGGAGATCATCTACTACGACGAATCCCCCGACACCGGCCGGGCCGAGGTCGCGGACCGCAGGCCGCTGCCGCCGTTCTCCTCCGGCTCGCAGCTGCGCTACGACCCGCTCCTCGACGAATGGGTGACCCTCGCCGCCCACCGGCAGAACCGCACGTTCCTCCCGCCGCCCGACGAGTGCCCGCTCGATCCCACCCGCGGCGACCGCCTGAGCGAGATCCCGGCGGGTGACTACGACGTGGTCGTCTTCGAGAACCGGTTCCCCTCCCTGGCGCCCGCCCCGGCCCCGCCCGAACCGGCCGCGGACGACGACCCCGCGCTGACCGCGCGCCCGGGCGCCGGGCGCTGCGAGGTCGTGTGCTTCACCTCGGACCACTCCGCCTCCTTCGGCGACCTCTCGCCCGAACGGGCCCGCACCGTCGTCGAAGCCTGGGCCGACCGCACCGAAGCGCTGGGCGCCCGATCCGACGTCGCCCACGTCTATCCCTTCGAGAACCGCGGGATCGAGATCGGGGTGACCCTGCAGCACCCCCACGGCCAGATCTACGCCTACCCGTTCGTGCCGCCGCGTATCGAGGCCATGACCGAGGCCGCCCGCAAGCACCGCGCCGCCACCGGCGGCAACCTCTTCGACCGGGTCGTCGCCGACGAGCGCCGAGCCGGCACCCGTATCGTCACCGAGGGCGAGCACTGGACCGCGTTCGTACCCGCCGCGGCCCGCTGGCCCTACGAGGTCCGCCTCTTCCCGCTGCGGCGCGTGTCCACCCTGGCCGAACTCGACACCGCCCAGCGCGACGAACTCGCCCGCATGTACCTCGACCTGGTGCGCGGCTTCGACACCCTGTTCCCCCAGCCCGGCGAGGGCACCGATCCGCCCACGCCCTACATCGCGGCCTGGCACCAGGCACCCGTCGCGCCCGACGGCACCCCCGACGGCGAGTTCGGGCTGCACCTGCAGTTGTTCACGCTGCGCCGCGCCCCTGGGAAACTGAAGTACCTCGCGGGGTCGGAGTCGGGCATGGCGGCGTGGATCAACGACGTCGCCCCCGAGGACGCCGCCGAGCGCATCCGCACCGCCCTGCCCTCGCAGGCCGCCGCGGCCCACCCCACCGACAGCAAGGAGCAGCGTTGA
- a CDS encoding YihY/virulence factor BrkB family protein — protein MAAMTALKDRARHYRNLAMETYWSVRRRRPAIDHAVRAFERYSDVGGDRLAAAVTYYAFLSFFPLLALAFAAVGYAAAVEPAARDYLDQAIRETLPGLAEGLPVQEIAEARTGAGILGLLGLLYAGVGALGSVREALHRVWLKDVGDGPNFVVAKLLDILVMAVLGLCLLGSVALTSVAQAATHWLLGFLQLQDSLVAVGATRALGLAIAVAVDTVIFLVVFSRLSGTRRPLRLLWRGALLAAFGFEILKAAAALLISGTLSNPVYASFAVVVGLLVWINLVMRMLLLCAAWTATWLPVPPPYQGAVPSGLPIGLSDEEPPREVVRQDLGPSAAVLPARPTDRLMRRSRRLDRRRRAAAALRRLAVPAALAGAAAGALAWRRRHRRDGDGDDRGAARDRRAGRA, from the coding sequence ATGGCCGCGATGACGGCGCTGAAGGACCGGGCGCGCCACTACCGCAACCTCGCCATGGAGACCTACTGGTCGGTGCGGCGCCGCCGTCCCGCGATCGACCACGCCGTGCGGGCCTTCGAGCGCTACTCCGACGTCGGGGGCGACCGGCTCGCCGCCGCGGTCACCTACTACGCCTTCCTGTCCTTCTTCCCGCTGCTCGCGCTGGCCTTCGCCGCGGTCGGCTACGCCGCCGCCGTCGAACCGGCCGCCCGCGACTACCTGGACCAGGCCATCCGCGAGACGCTGCCCGGCCTGGCCGAAGGACTGCCCGTCCAGGAGATCGCCGAGGCACGCACCGGTGCCGGCATCCTGGGCCTGCTCGGCCTGCTCTACGCGGGCGTGGGCGCCTTGGGCTCGGTCCGCGAGGCGCTGCACCGGGTCTGGCTGAAGGACGTCGGCGACGGACCCAACTTCGTCGTCGCCAAGCTCCTCGACATCCTGGTGATGGCCGTGCTGGGCCTGTGCCTGCTGGGCTCGGTCGCGCTGACCAGCGTCGCCCAGGCGGCCACACACTGGCTGCTGGGGTTCCTGCAACTGCAGGATTCGCTCGTGGCGGTGGGTGCGACCCGCGCGCTGGGTCTGGCCATCGCCGTGGCGGTCGACACGGTCATCTTCCTGGTCGTCTTCTCCCGCCTGTCGGGCACCCGCCGCCCGCTGCGCCTGCTGTGGCGCGGCGCGCTGCTGGCGGCCTTCGGCTTCGAGATCCTCAAGGCCGCGGCCGCCCTGCTGATCAGCGGCACGCTCAGCAACCCGGTCTACGCGTCTTTCGCGGTGGTCGTCGGCCTGCTGGTGTGGATCAACCTGGTGATGCGGATGCTGCTGCTGTGCGCCGCCTGGACCGCCACGTGGCTGCCGGTACCGCCGCCGTACCAGGGCGCGGTGCCCTCGGGCCTGCCGATAGGCCTCTCCGACGAGGAGCCTCCGCGGGAGGTGGTGCGCCAGGACCTCGGCCCCTCGGCGGCGGTGCTGCCCGCCCGGCCCACCGATCGCCTGATGCGCCGCTCGCGCCGGTTGGACCGGCGCCGGCGGGCCGCGGCCGCGCTGCGGCGCCTGGCCGTCCCGGCGGCCCTGGCGGGTGCGGCCGCCGGGGCACTGGCCTGGCGCAGGCGCCACAGGCGGGACGGGGACGGCGACGATCGCGGCGCCGCTCGCGATCGGCGCGCCGGTCGCGCCTGA
- a CDS encoding glutamate--cysteine ligase, with protein sequence MAIEFNDSQRATLGVEWELQLVDVHTRHLRQEAQQVLGELPDLSEASDSPPLRHELMQCTVEVVTGICETVEEARNDLAGSIARLNSVLEPREAALICAGTHPIDDWRDQTLSPIQRYGELIDEMQWLARRILTFGVHVHVGVRSREKAIPMVNALADYLPHFLALTASSPFWSGHDTGLASSRSIIFGALPTSGPPPRLEHWDAFEEYMETLLRAGTISSIKEVWWDVRPHPDFGTIEIRMFDGIPTLREVGMAAALSQSLVRLFDQQLDRGYGLPNPPSWVVNDNKWRATRYGLDARIITDDQGHTMPLRDDLHELLRELEPVAARLGCAEDLGVASEILDKGASYERQRAVIDDGGTLNDVVDSLVAEFRADGFPAAPLSANSPDPATGHQAARGGTGTDYATKNRGPSHAGA encoded by the coding sequence GTGGCCATCGAATTCAACGACTCCCAGCGGGCCACTCTCGGCGTGGAATGGGAACTGCAACTCGTCGACGTGCACACCCGGCACCTGCGCCAGGAGGCCCAGCAGGTCCTCGGTGAACTGCCCGACCTCAGCGAGGCATCGGACAGCCCGCCGCTGCGCCACGAGCTGATGCAGTGCACGGTGGAGGTCGTCACCGGCATCTGCGAGACCGTCGAGGAGGCCCGCAACGACCTGGCGGGCAGCATCGCGCGGCTGAACAGCGTGCTGGAGCCCCGCGAGGCCGCGCTCATCTGCGCCGGGACGCATCCCATCGACGACTGGCGCGACCAGACTCTCTCCCCGATACAGCGCTACGGCGAACTCATCGACGAGATGCAGTGGCTCGCGCGGCGCATTCTCACCTTCGGCGTCCACGTGCACGTCGGCGTGCGGTCGCGGGAGAAGGCGATTCCCATGGTCAACGCGCTGGCCGACTACCTGCCGCACTTCCTCGCCCTGACCGCCTCCAGTCCTTTCTGGAGCGGCCATGACACCGGGCTGGCATCCAGCCGGTCGATCATCTTCGGCGCGCTGCCCACGTCGGGTCCGCCGCCGCGTCTCGAACACTGGGACGCGTTCGAGGAATATATGGAAACCCTGCTCCGAGCGGGGACCATATCGAGTATCAAGGAAGTCTGGTGGGACGTCCGCCCGCACCCCGATTTCGGCACCATCGAGATCCGGATGTTCGACGGCATTCCCACACTGCGCGAGGTCGGCATGGCCGCCGCGTTGTCCCAAAGCCTGGTTCGGCTGTTCGATCAGCAGTTGGACCGCGGCTACGGGCTTCCCAATCCACCCTCATGGGTGGTCAACGACAACAAATGGCGGGCCACCCGCTACGGCCTGGACGCCCGGATCATCACCGACGACCAAGGGCACACCATGCCGCTGCGCGACGATCTGCACGAGCTGCTCCGCGAGCTCGAACCCGTCGCGGCGCGGCTGGGCTGTGCCGAGGACCTCGGCGTCGCCTCGGAGATCCTGGACAAGGGCGCGTCCTATGAGCGTCAACGTGCCGTCATCGACGACGGCGGCACCCTGAACGACGTCGTGGACTCGCTGGTGGCGGAGTTCCGCGCCGACGGCTTCCCCGCGGCGCCCCTCTCCGCGAACTCCCCCGACCCTGCCACCGGTCACCAGGCGGCACGCGGCGGCACCGGTACCGACTATGCGACGAAGAACAGGGGGCCATCCCATGCAGGGGCGTGA
- a CDS encoding M20 family metallopeptidase: protein MQGRDLREQLNAFLARHEREFTEFRRDLHMHPELAFAEHRTTQRLADRLRSVGLAPRSLPHTTGLVCDIGAGEGPTVALRADIDALPLTDEKDVPYRSTVPGAAHSCGHDVHTTVLLATGLFLAQQARAGALPGRVRLLFQPAEELPGGAREVVDAGGIDGVDRIFALHCDPRLLTGQVGLRSGAITAACDQVLVRLSGAGGHTARPHLTSDLVYALGKVVTELPAALSRRVDPRAGFSLVWGRVSAGSAPNAIPDDGVAEGTVRCLDDDAWHAAPELIRELVDSVVAGYGARAEVDYRRGVPPTVNESTSVRMLQDACAQALGPEAVADTPQSLGGEDFAWYLEHVPGALARLGTHSPQSSSPMLDLHRGTFDVDERAIGVGVQLMSATALTALWECARAADGDPVQNAALA, encoded by the coding sequence ATGCAGGGGCGTGACCTGCGGGAGCAACTGAACGCTTTTCTTGCTCGCCACGAGCGCGAGTTCACCGAGTTCCGGCGCGATCTGCACATGCATCCCGAACTCGCCTTCGCCGAGCACCGCACCACCCAGCGGCTCGCCGACCGGCTGCGCAGCGTCGGACTCGCACCCCGGTCGCTGCCGCACACCACCGGCCTCGTCTGCGACATCGGCGCCGGCGAAGGCCCCACGGTCGCGCTGCGCGCCGACATCGACGCGCTTCCCCTCACCGACGAGAAGGACGTCCCCTACCGCTCGACCGTCCCCGGTGCCGCGCACTCCTGCGGCCACGACGTGCACACCACCGTGCTGCTGGCCACCGGGCTGTTCCTGGCGCAGCAGGCCCGCGCCGGTGCGCTGCCCGGCCGGGTGCGGCTGCTGTTCCAGCCGGCCGAGGAGCTGCCCGGCGGGGCGCGCGAGGTCGTCGACGCCGGCGGAATCGACGGGGTAGACCGCATTTTCGCGCTGCACTGCGATCCGCGGCTGCTCACCGGCCAGGTCGGGCTGCGCAGCGGTGCCATCACCGCCGCCTGCGACCAGGTGCTGGTGCGGTTGTCGGGCGCCGGGGGACACACTGCGCGGCCGCACCTGACCTCCGACCTGGTCTACGCGCTGGGCAAGGTCGTCACCGAACTGCCCGCCGCCCTTTCGCGGCGGGTGGACCCGCGGGCGGGCTTCAGCCTGGTGTGGGGGCGCGTCAGCGCGGGATCTGCACCCAACGCCATTCCCGACGACGGCGTGGCCGAGGGGACCGTGCGCTGCCTGGACGACGACGCCTGGCACGCCGCGCCCGAGCTCATCCGCGAGCTGGTCGACTCCGTCGTGGCCGGCTACGGCGCCCGCGCCGAGGTCGACTACCGCCGCGGAGTCCCGCCCACGGTCAACGAGTCCACCAGCGTGCGGATGCTGCAGGACGCCTGTGCGCAGGCACTGGGCCCCGAAGCCGTCGCAGACACCCCCCAGAGCCTGGGCGGCGAGGACTTCGCCTGGTACCTGGAGCACGTTCCCGGCGCGCTGGCCCGGTTGGGGACGCATTCGCCGCAGTCCAGCTCGCCGATGCTGGACCTGCACCGCGGTACCTTCGACGTCGACGAGCGGGCGATCGGCGTCGGCGTGCAGCTGATGTCGGCCACCGCGCTGACCGCGCTGTGGGAGTGCGCCCGCGCCGCTGACGGCGACCCCGTGCAGAACGCCGCGCTGGCCTGA
- a CDS encoding adenosine deaminase encodes MSHPMSLDEIRRAPKVLLHDHLDGGLRPETVVELAEDAGYTALPESDAAELGVWFRNASDSGALERYLETFTHTVGVMQTREALERVAAECAEDLAADGVVYAEVRYAPEQHLDAGLSLDEVVEAVLEGFRVGQSRAAEQGRPIIVGTLLTAMRHAARSREIAELAVRYRDVGVVGFDIAGAEAGYPPTRHLDAFEYMRRENAHFTIHAGEAFGLPSIWEALQWCGADRLGHGVRIVDDIDYAEGGKVRMSRLARYVRDQRVPLEMCPSSNVQTGAAPSIAEHPIGLLRELRFRVTVNTDNRLQSGTSLSEEFAKLSSAFGYDWDDMEWFTVNAMKSAFLPFDERLALINGRIKPGFAQLKWATR; translated from the coding sequence ATGAGCCACCCGATGAGCCTGGACGAGATCCGGCGCGCGCCCAAGGTGCTGTTGCACGACCACCTCGACGGCGGGCTGCGTCCCGAGACCGTCGTCGAGCTTGCCGAGGACGCCGGCTACACCGCGCTGCCCGAGAGCGACGCCGCCGAACTGGGGGTGTGGTTCCGCAACGCCTCGGACTCCGGGGCTCTGGAGCGCTACCTGGAAACCTTCACACATACCGTCGGGGTGATGCAGACCCGCGAGGCCCTGGAGCGGGTCGCCGCCGAGTGCGCCGAGGACCTGGCCGCCGACGGCGTCGTCTACGCCGAGGTGCGCTATGCGCCCGAGCAGCACCTGGATGCCGGCCTGTCGCTGGACGAGGTGGTCGAGGCGGTGCTGGAAGGTTTCCGCGTCGGCCAGAGTCGCGCCGCCGAGCAGGGGCGGCCGATCATCGTGGGCACGCTGCTGACGGCGATGCGCCACGCGGCCCGCTCCCGCGAGATCGCCGAGCTCGCGGTGCGCTACCGCGACGTGGGTGTGGTGGGCTTCGACATCGCCGGTGCCGAGGCCGGTTACCCGCCGACCCGCCACTTGGACGCCTTCGAGTACATGCGCCGGGAGAACGCGCACTTCACCATCCACGCGGGCGAGGCGTTCGGGCTGCCCTCCATCTGGGAGGCGCTGCAGTGGTGCGGCGCCGACCGCCTGGGCCACGGTGTGCGCATCGTCGACGACATCGACTACGCCGAGGGCGGCAAGGTCCGGATGAGCCGGCTGGCCCGCTACGTGCGCGACCAGCGGGTGCCGCTGGAGATGTGCCCCAGCTCCAACGTGCAGACGGGCGCGGCGCCCTCGATCGCCGAACACCCCATCGGCCTGCTGCGCGAGCTGCGCTTCCGGGTGACGGTCAACACCGACAACCGGCTGCAGAGCGGCACGAGCCTGTCGGAGGAGTTCGCCAAGCTCTCGTCGGCCTTCGGCTACGACTGGGACGACATGGAGTGGTTCACGGTCAACGCGATGAAGTCGGCGTTCCTGCCCTTCGACGAGCGGCTCGCGCTGATCAACGGACGGATCAAGCCGGGGTTCGCGCAGCTGAAGTGGGCGACGAGATGA
- a CDS encoding PH domain-containing protein has product MGDEMKPLSSPASRVLGWGWVAVVALLLVDLAFRGSGASSLVAGSVLLITVGVAYVLWLRPRVVPGAEGVRLVNPLRDTFVPWSVFTWADVTDALRVHAGEDVYRSWSLRETRRARVRENLRRADDGSGVAAQADDDPRSMRPVDHAARQLREEAQRRRAQPTAGSVPGEAAASASEDAAPDGGGRGAPRTPSTVWAPDAVAALGIPVFLLIMVLLLI; this is encoded by the coding sequence GTGGGCGACGAGATGAAGCCGCTGTCCTCGCCGGCGTCCCGCGTCCTGGGCTGGGGCTGGGTCGCGGTCGTCGCGCTGCTGCTGGTCGACCTCGCCTTCCGCGGCAGCGGCGCCTCCAGCCTGGTGGCGGGGTCGGTGCTGCTGATCACCGTGGGTGTCGCCTATGTGCTGTGGCTGCGTCCGCGGGTGGTGCCCGGCGCCGAGGGAGTGCGCCTGGTCAACCCGCTGCGTGACACCTTCGTCCCGTGGTCGGTGTTCACCTGGGCCGACGTCACCGACGCGCTGCGCGTGCACGCGGGCGAGGACGTGTACCGCTCCTGGTCGCTGCGCGAGACCAGGCGCGCCCGGGTGCGCGAGAACCTGCGCCGCGCCGATGACGGGTCCGGCGTCGCCGCACAGGCCGACGACGACCCGCGGTCGATGCGCCCGGTCGACCACGCGGCGCGGCAGCTGCGCGAAGAGGCGCAGCGGCGCCGGGCGCAGCCCACGGCCGGTTCCGTGCCCGGCGAGGCCGCCGCTAGCGCCTCCGAGGACGCGGCGCCGGACGGCGGAGGCCGCGGCGCGCCGCGCACGCCTTCCACCGTGTGGGCGCCCGACGCCGTCGCCGCGCTCGGGATTCCGGTGTTCCTGCTGATCATGGTGCTGCTGCTGATCTGA
- a CDS encoding purine-nucleoside phosphorylase, translating into MSESTQVRPTTRTAQAKQLALQAANELKARTGTDSYDAMVILGSGWSGAADELGTADIRLDMTDLPGFVAPTAAGHDSTVRSTRVGDKRVAVFCGRTHLYEEHDPMRIAHAVRTGIAAGASTVVLTGAAGSLRADFSVGQPIMLRDHINLTSTSPLAGPDFVDLTEAYSPRLRALAQEADPSLTEGVYASLLGPQFQTPAELAMLRVAGADLVGRSMALETIAAVEMGAEVLGLSVVSNDAMGAVFERFDSLKALDVIQQRARRLGGLLNATLSRI; encoded by the coding sequence GTGAGCGAATCCACGCAAGTGCGCCCAACGACCAGGACCGCCCAGGCCAAGCAGTTGGCCCTGCAGGCGGCGAACGAGCTCAAGGCCCGCACCGGTACCGACTCCTACGACGCCATGGTCATCCTCGGCTCGGGCTGGTCGGGAGCGGCCGACGAACTGGGCACCGCAGACATCCGACTGGACATGACCGACCTTCCCGGATTCGTGGCGCCCACGGCGGCCGGCCACGACTCGACGGTGCGCAGCACCCGGGTCGGCGACAAGCGGGTAGCGGTCTTCTGCGGCCGCACCCATCTCTACGAAGAGCACGACCCGATGCGGATCGCCCACGCGGTGCGCACGGGCATCGCGGCCGGTGCGTCCACGGTCGTGCTCACCGGCGCGGCCGGATCGCTGCGCGCCGACTTCTCGGTGGGGCAGCCGATCATGCTGCGCGACCACATCAACCTGACCTCGACCTCGCCGCTGGCGGGTCCCGACTTCGTCGACCTGACCGAGGCCTACAGCCCGCGGCTGCGGGCGCTGGCCCAGGAGGCCGACCCTTCACTGACGGAAGGCGTCTACGCCTCGCTGCTGGGCCCGCAGTTCCAGACACCGGCGGAGCTGGCGATGCTGCGGGTGGCGGGTGCCGATCTGGTGGGCCGCTCCATGGCACTGGAGACCATCGCCGCCGTGGAGATGGGTGCGGAGGTGCTGGGGCTCTCCGTCGTGAGCAACGACGCGATGGGGGCGGTCTTCGAGCGGTTCGACTCGCTCAAGGCGCTGGATGTGATCCAGCAGCGGGCTCGGCGGCTGGGCGGCCTGCTCAACGCGACGCTCTCGCGTATCTGA
- a CDS encoding type II toxin-antitoxin system HicB family antitoxin — protein sequence MAKHRLSVVTYREDDGRYVAQCLEADISSFGGTRAEAEEMITEALELYLEDEPVPAPVSDAAVGTVEVEVADG from the coding sequence ATGGCGAAGCACCGGTTGTCGGTGGTCACCTACCGCGAGGACGACGGTCGTTACGTCGCCCAGTGCCTGGAGGCCGACATCTCCAGTTTCGGCGGCACCCGCGCAGAAGCCGAGGAGATGATCACCGAGGCGCTGGAGCTCTACCTCGAAGACGAGCCGGTGCCCGCCCCGGTGAGCGACGCGGCGGTGGGCACCGTCGAGGTCGAGGTCGCCGATGGGTAG
- a CDS encoding type II toxin-antitoxin system HicA family toxin, with amino-acid sequence MGSRGGKPKSGKQLLKELQREGWTVAGVKGSHTKLRGPNGKGMVVIPVHGNGDLPRGTQRSIERQVEEVRKQQNDQPATGVQDALRNRQRKTGGKARKDGAEPSAGRRRDQSPKRSRPNRRGG; translated from the coding sequence ATGGGTAGCAGGGGCGGCAAGCCGAAGTCGGGCAAGCAGCTCCTCAAGGAGTTGCAACGGGAGGGCTGGACGGTCGCGGGCGTCAAGGGCAGTCACACCAAGCTCCGCGGCCCCAACGGCAAGGGCATGGTGGTCATCCCCGTACACGGCAACGGAGACCTGCCCCGGGGCACGCAGCGCAGTATCGAGCGCCAGGTCGAGGAGGTCCGCAAGCAGCAGAACGACCAGCCGGCGACAGGCGTCCAGGACGCCCTCCGCAACAGGCAGCGGAAGACGGGCGGGAAGGCGCGCAAGGACGGGGCGGAACCCTCCGCCGGTCGGCGGCGGGATCAGAGCCCGAAGCGGTCGCGGCCGAATCGCCGGGGCGGCTGA